One genomic region from Lycorma delicatula isolate Av1 chromosome 1, ASM4794821v1, whole genome shotgun sequence encodes:
- the LOC142334247 gene encoding uncharacterized protein LOC142334247: MDQTVVVLFIAFASTVCRGSIISTQFHSQDGSGGYSFGHSGGPSSKTEHGTADGRVSGSYSYVDGNGIVQTATYTADSTHGFQVHASNLPVAPNPAPVSPSVPNHISAPVYRPLGVPVVDTPEVAAAKAGHLAAVEHQKVVIASHPYRRRRQVHWLPHPALGFSYHTSTAHVPVPVIHNPYPYPLASHEIGVPVTDTPEVAAAKTAHLSAVQHAKIILGVH, encoded by the exons ATGGATCAGACTGTG gttGTTTTATTCATTGCTTTTGCATCGACTGTATGCAGAGGTTCGATTATCTCCACTCAATTTCACTCTCAAGATGGATCGGGAGGATACAGCTTCGGCCACTCCGGTGGACCGTCCTCAAAGACAGAACACGGGACCGCTGATGGAAGAGTATCAGGGAGTTACTCTTACGTCGATGGAAACGGTATCGTCCAGACCGCTACATACACGGCAGATTCCACACACGGCTTCCAAGTGCACGCCTCCAACTTGCCCGTTGCGCCGAATCCAGCACCGGTTTCTCCGTCGGTGCCTAATCATATTTCTGCCCCTGTTTACCGACCTCTAGGAGTTCCAGTAGTCGACACTCCTGAAGTAGCGGCCGCCAAAGCGGGTCATTTAGCTGCAGTCGAACATCAAAAAGTAGTCATCGCATCTCATCCGTACAGACGACGACGTCAAGTCCACTGGCTTCCTCATCCCGCTTTAGGTTTCAGCTACCATACGTCGACTGCTCACGTCCCGGTCCCGGTGATTCATAATCCTTATCCTTACCCTCTTGCTTCTCACGAGATCGGAGTTCCCGTAACTGACACTCCTGAAGTAGCAGCAGCGAAAACTGCTCATCTATCCGCAGTTCAACATGCTAAAATTATACTTGGagtacactga